In a single window of the Necator americanus strain Aroian chromosome X, whole genome shotgun sequence genome:
- a CDS encoding hypothetical protein (NECATOR_CHRX.G23416.T3), whose amino-acid sequence MTTDSYITAKERQMALQIVVRDHQAVHLTEDRQKALKQLKLQKDDSGIFHCQGRMDNYILPYQARQPIFIVAKSDSEGITQSNTLQYPEMEDLPDRRVQRARPFEHVGIDYFGPLTVKERDETVKAYGIIMTCPVTRLLHLELVSDMTTANLLNALRRFFAGRGVPTSITSDNGPYFLLGEQILQDAVLPVINDKSFANAMATKGITWKTTPYAPWKGAFYERLIKSVKHSLYKVIQGRFLTKSGMETLLIEIEGSLNTRPLSYQEQHWDETPILRSIDYIQRDMVITFPFETCSTGSEDENYLPLEETIAFRNRRQAEEALKSSHVYTERFRKIWSQQYLSSIRETHKLEISNKRGSRTSPTLNKVMLISDPVMPRISWKIGIIRKLKQSLTGVVREAEIQLPKRRLVRRPVNLLVPIELDDNEEAADGESANKMKQVLAPWTKPPNLQKTLLITLMLLSLLALFNASVEAVSTPLPSVRAFVRCSPKGVELTSFNAQKYELCAREYCIVKEKPPKKGKIQLPPEITLQDYFIQWKISDGHQVTVVEATCPQVPFCENV is encoded by the exons ATGACAACGGATTCCTATATTACTGCGAAAGAAAGGCAAATGGCTCTACAAATAGTTGTGCGCGATCACCAAGCAGTTCACTTAACAGAGGATCGTCAGAAAGCGCTTAAGCAACTAAAACTGCAGAAAGACGACTCTGGAATATTCCACTGTCAAGGTCGCATGGACAACTATATCCTGCCATACCAAGCTCGACAGCCTATCTTCATAGTTGCCAAAAGCGATAGTGAGGGAATCACACAGTCCAATACATTGCA GTATCCGGAGATGGAGGACCTCCCTGATCGACGCGTACAAAGAGCACGGCCATTCGAGCACGTTGGTATCGACTATTTTGGTCCCCTCACGGTAAAAGAACGCGATGAAACCGTCAAAGCCTATGGTATTATCATGACGTGTCCAGTGACAAGGCTTCTCCACTTGGAACTCGTGTCAGATATGACTACTGCTAACCTGCTAAACGCTCTACGACGGTTCTTTGCTGGGAGAGGTGTCCCAACCTCGATCACTTCGGACAACGGGCCCTATTTTCTTCTAGGAGAGCAGATTCTCCAGGATGCTGTACTGCCGGTCATCAACGACAAGTCCTTTGCCAACGCCATGGCTACAAAGGGAATCACGTGGAAGACCACGCCGTACGCTCCGTGGAAGGGAGCTTTCTATGAGCGTTTGATCAAATCTGTTAAACATTCCCTTTACAAAGTCATTCAAGGAAGGTTCCTAACAAAGTCAGGAATGGAAACCTTGCTGATTGAGATTGAAGGCAGTCTCAATACAAGACCGCTGTCATATCAGGAACAGCATTGGGATGAAACTCCGATTTTGCGATCGATCGACTACATACAGCGTGACATGGTGATCACATTCCCTTTTGAAACATGTAGCACCGGAAGTGAGGATGAAAACTATCTTCCACTTGAGGAGACAATTGCATTTCGAAACCGTCGCCAAGCGGAAGAGGCTCTTAAATCAAGTCACGTGTATACCGAGCGCTTCAGGAAAATATGGAGTCAACAATATCTTAGCAGTATTCGAGAAACTCACAAACTCGAGATAAGCAACAAACGAGGATCACGAACGAGCCCGACTTTAAATAAAGTGATGCTCATCTCAGATCCAGTAATGCCTCgtatttcctggaaaattggAATAATTCGTAAATTGAAGCAATCTCTAACGGGAGTGGTACGTGAAGCAGAGATTCAACTACCGAAGCGCCGCCTCGTTCGCCGACCTGTCAATCTTCTCGTGCCGATTGAATTGGACGACAACGAAGAAGCTGCCGACGGCGAAAGTGCTAACAAGATGAAACAAGTGCTCGCCCCATGGACGAAGCCCCCGAATTTACAAAAG ACGCTTCTTATAACACTAATGCTGCTGTCACTACTAGCGCTTTTCAATGCATCAGTGGAAGCAGTTTCCACTCCATTGCCTTCCGTTCGAGCATTCGTACGCTGCTCTCCAAAAGGAGTTGAACTCACATCGTTCAACGCACAGAAGTATGAGCTTTGCGCAAGAGAATACTGCATCGTTAAAGAAAAACCACCGAAAAAGGGAAAGATACAGCTACCCCCAGAGATCACCTTGCAGGACTACTTCATTCAATGGAAAATCTCCGATGGTCACCAAGTGACAGTTGTTGAAGCCACCTGCCCTCAAGTACCGTTCTGCGAAAACGTTTAG
- a CDS encoding hypothetical protein (NECATOR_CHRX.G23416.T1), with amino-acid sequence MEDLPDRRVQRARPFEHVGIDYFGPLTVKERDETVKAYGIIMTCPVTRLLHLELVSDMTTANLLNALRRFFAGRGVPTSITSDNGPYFLLGEQILQDAVLPVINDKSFANAMATKGITWKTTPYAPWKGAFYERLIKSVKHSLYKVIQGRFLTKSGMETLLIEIEGSLNTRPLSYQEQHWDETPILRSIDYIQRDMVITFPFETCSTGSEDENYLPLEETIAFRNRRQAEEALKSSHVYTERFRKIWSQQYLSSIRETHKLEISNKRGSRTSPTLNKVMLISDPVMPRISWKIGIIRKLKQSLTGVVREAEIQLPKRRLVRRPVNLLVPIELDDNEEAADGESANKMKQVLAPWTKPPNLQKTLLITLMLLSLLALFNASVEAVSTPLPSVRAFVRCSPKGVELTSFNAQKYELCAREYCIVKEKPPKKGKIQLPPEITLQDYFIQWKISDGHQVTVVEATCPQVPFCENV; translated from the exons ATGGAGGACCTCCCTGATCGACGCGTACAAAGAGCACGGCCATTCGAGCACGTTGGTATCGACTATTTTGGTCCCCTCACGGTAAAAGAACGCGATGAAACCGTCAAAGCCTATGGTATTATCATGACGTGTCCAGTGACAAGGCTTCTCCACTTGGAACTCGTGTCAGATATGACTACTGCTAACCTGCTAAACGCTCTACGACGGTTCTTTGCTGGGAGAGGTGTCCCAACCTCGATCACTTCGGACAACGGGCCCTATTTTCTTCTAGGAGAGCAGATTCTCCAGGATGCTGTACTGCCGGTCATCAACGACAAGTCCTTTGCCAACGCCATGGCTACAAAGGGAATCACGTGGAAGACCACGCCGTACGCTCCGTGGAAGGGAGCTTTCTATGAGCGTTTGATCAAATCTGTTAAACATTCCCTTTACAAAGTCATTCAAGGAAGGTTCCTAACAAAGTCAGGAATGGAAACCTTGCTGATTGAGATTGAAGGCAGTCTCAATACAAGACCGCTGTCATATCAGGAACAGCATTGGGATGAAACTCCGATTTTGCGATCGATCGACTACATACAGCGTGACATGGTGATCACATTCCCTTTTGAAACATGTAGCACCGGAAGTGAGGATGAAAACTATCTTCCACTTGAGGAGACAATTGCATTTCGAAACCGTCGCCAAGCGGAAGAGGCTCTTAAATCAAGTCACGTGTATACCGAGCGCTTCAGGAAAATATGGAGTCAACAATATCTTAGCAGTATTCGAGAAACTCACAAACTCGAGATAAGCAACAAACGAGGATCACGAACGAGCCCGACTTTAAATAAAGTGATGCTCATCTCAGATCCAGTAATGCCTCgtatttcctggaaaattggAATAATTCGTAAATTGAAGCAATCTCTAACGGGAGTGGTACGTGAAGCAGAGATTCAACTACCGAAGCGCCGCCTCGTTCGCCGACCTGTCAATCTTCTCGTGCCGATTGAATTGGACGACAACGAAGAAGCTGCCGACGGCGAAAGTGCTAACAAGATGAAACAAGTGCTCGCCCCATGGACGAAGCCCCCGAATTTACAAAAG ACGCTTCTTATAACACTAATGCTGCTGTCACTACTAGCGCTTTTCAATGCATCAGTGGAAGCAGTTTCCACTCCATTGCCTTCCGTTCGAGCATTCGTACGCTGCTCTCCAAAAGGAGTTGAACTCACATCGTTCAACGCACAGAAGTATGAGCTTTGCGCAAGAGAATACTGCATCGTTAAAGAAAAACCACCGAAAAAGGGAAAGATACAGCTACCCCCAGAGATCACCTTGCAGGACTACTTCATTCAATGGAAAATCTCCGATGGTCACCAAGTGACAGTTGTTGAAGCCACCTGCCCTCAAGTACCGTTCTGCGAAAACGTTTAG
- a CDS encoding hypothetical protein (NECATOR_CHRX.G23413.T1), which translates to MAKDDGFVPDPCKLVHCLCGRRCCWFVSILDVTRRPAGVEGLSPMNVSSTYGVFLLMCELNLVLYSVYKLLSLARVPHYWQWAPGADVVVESSVSLRCSQCSIDVVHVKLAYK; encoded by the coding sequence ATGGCGAAGGATGATGGCTTTGTCCCTGATCCTTGTAAACTTGTCCACTGCCTCTGCGGTCGTCGTTGTTGCTGGTTTGTCTCGATCCTTGACGTTACTCGTCGTCCAGCTGGTGTTGAGGGCCTTTCCCCTATGAACGTCTCGTCAACTTATGGTGTCTTCTTACTGATGTGCGAGTTGAACTTGGTGTTGTATAGCGTGTACAAGCTGCTCTCGTTGGCGCGTGTTCCGCACTACTGGCAGTGGGCTCCCGGCGCTGACGTTGTGGTGGAGTCGTCAGTTTCTCTAAGATGCTCTCAATGCTCTATAGATGTTGTACATGTGAAGCTGGcgtacaaataa
- a CDS encoding hypothetical protein (NECATOR_CHRX.G23414.T1), whose product MIKEEFDLTIKEVTNSMCTVDDATVTGCYQCPQGAVAKVVCKSRDRPTMASIVCHDTAFTVPCDPLGVTSSLKFTVNHAQVRINCSSFCGGFEKHQFEIAGVLHWMKTLYSAAEKLIEGESNVYNDIVLPDVAHIIDIFATWYKFAIIIAIALIVSIIAGYIFFWSHGLRIFLLIPQLLLKFMRATTRLIIRTTVIRLSL is encoded by the coding sequence ATGATCAAGGAAGAATTCGATTTAACGATCAAGGAAGTTACAAATTCCATGTGCACCGTTGACGACGCCACAGTCACAGGATGCTACCAGTGCCCTCAAGGGGCAGTCGCGAAAGTCGTCTGCAAATCTAGGGATCGACCTACGATGGCGTCAATAGTCTGTCACGATACGGCGTTCACAGTTCCATGCGACCCCCTGGGAGTCACGTCGTCGCTAAAATTCACGGTCAACCACGCACAAGTTCGAATCAATTGCTCATCTTTCTGTGGCGGATTTGAGAAGCATCAGTTCGAGATCGCCGGCGTACTGCATTGGATGAAAACTTTGTACTCCGCTGCTGAAAAACTCATAGAGGGAGAAAGTAACGTGTATAACGACATAGTTCTGCCAGACGTCGCGCATATCATCGACATTTTTGCAACTTGGTATAAATTCGCCATCATAATCGCCATAGCGCTCATTGTCAGCATTATCGCCGGGTACATCTTCTTCTGGAGTCACGGACTGCGGATCTTTCTACTGATTCCACAACTTCTCTTGAAATTCATGAGAGCAACGACACGTCTCATAATACGGACAACAGTCATTCGCTTGTCGCTGTGA
- a CDS encoding hypothetical protein (NECATOR_CHRX.G23417.T1), protein MERYQPSSQRLSVCVAARGRSTKLVLFSDASGQAMETCAYLVSTLVSNLLAGKSKLPPIKDNVTIPKLELNAVTMATRVAHSIFTAIQYRTRISEVVILSDSQIALKWIASPCPAEERTGVFVKNRVTEIRKIVKDIPITVHFLYMSTAVNPADSATRGVDKDDMTDHMWWKGPKFILDPIEQWPKTCRLFKIPNDVENDSYALP, encoded by the coding sequence ATGGAAAGATATCAACCGAGCAGTCAACGGCTTTCAGTGTGTGTTGCCGCGAGAGGTCGCTCAACAAAGCTTGTGCTGTTCTCAGACGCTAGCGGACAAGCTATGGAAACGTGTGCTTACCTTGTTTCTACCCTGGTAAGCAATTTACTCGCTGGAAAATCCAAACTTCCACCCATCAAAGACAACGTGACGATTCCAAAATTAGAGCTCAACGCCGTTACAATGGCTACTCGAGTTGCACACTCAATCTTTACGGCGATTCAATACCGCACAAGGATCTCAGAAGTAGTCATCCTGTCTGACTCGCAAATTGCTCTCAAATGGATCGCATCGCCTTGCCCTGCAGAAGAAAGAACAGGAGTATTTGTTAAGAATCGCGTAACCGAGATACGAAAGATTGTGAAGGACATTCCAATTACTGTTCACTTTTTATATATGAGTACCGCAGTGAATCCAGCAGACTCAGCAACGAGAGGAGTCGATAAGGACGACATGACTGACCATATGTGGTGGAAGGGACCAAAGTTTATCCTGGATCCAATAGAGCAATGGCCAAAGACATGCCGTCTCTTCAAGATACCAAATGACGTGGAGAACGACAGCTACGCGCTTCCTTAG
- a CDS encoding hypothetical protein (NECATOR_CHRX.G23416.T2): MTTDSYITAKERQMALQIVVRDHQAVHLTEDRQKALKQLKLQKDDSGIFHCQGRMDNYILPYQARQPIFIVAKSDSEGITQSNTLQYCAYYGKREEILLDSQT, from the coding sequence ATGACAACGGATTCCTATATTACTGCGAAAGAAAGGCAAATGGCTCTACAAATAGTTGTGCGCGATCACCAAGCAGTTCACTTAACAGAGGATCGTCAGAAAGCGCTTAAGCAACTAAAACTGCAGAAAGACGACTCTGGAATATTCCACTGTCAAGGTCGCATGGACAACTATATCCTGCCATACCAAGCTCGACAGCCTATCTTCATAGTTGCCAAAAGCGATAGTGAGGGAATCACACAGTCCAATACATTGCAGTACTGCGCATACTATGGCAAGCGTGAGGAAATACTACTAGATTCCCAAACTTAG
- a CDS encoding hypothetical protein (NECATOR_CHRX.G23415.T1) — protein sequence MSSGCLFYRVYAVTVDDDVYEIFRCLRWREEVLIKMTTIQPNRVEHENIVVLHPTVPQERETVKLTRALSPYLQLQHYIHHLLQTERTRRGLSSTTLQLFTALREKPPTLSIVICKQIANAS from the coding sequence ATGAGCAGTGGTTGCCTGTTCTACAGAGTCTATGCTGTGACTGTGGATGATGATGTATACGAGATCTTTCGATGTCTACGTTGGAGAGAGGAAGTTCTGATAAAGATGACCACCATCCAACCAAATCGCGTGGAGCACGAAAACATTGTGGTTCTCCATCCAACTGTTCCACAAGAACGAGAAACTGTGAAACTTACGCGAGCTCTATCACCGTACCTCCAACTCCAGCACTACATACATCATTTATTACAAACGGAAAGAACACGGCGCGGTTTATCGTCAACGACGCTCCAACTCTTCACTGcgcttcgagagaagccgccgACTCTCTCGATTGTAATATGCAAGCAAATTGCAAATGCCAGCTAG